The genome window GCAACCCTGGTTAGTGAgtgacaaattaattaaatgccGGAATATATGAGTCATAAAATTCATCATTAAGAAACTACGTAGATGAACAATATAAATGGATTTTTCACGGTTTGTTTCACCACTCTTGCCGAAGACCTACGCGACGTACACGTTacaaataaagagatcaatttattatttttaagttaaaaaaaaaagatatcagAATTAAGTTGAAGTAATTATTAGAATCCAAAACTATCTATCGgtaaataaattattgtcaAGTCAAATTTATGTGATTGATATTTTGAAActgcataataatttttttgataggAGATTTATCGATCTCTGATACGTaatccaaattattttaaagttattataatcttttttaacttcaaattttagcgggaaaattttcttctctttaaaaCCCTCACCACTCTTCCCAACTTTTACCGCAAAAAATCTGTTCAATCGTCTCACAACTATTTCCTCTTTCGTTTGTGTTTTCAACTCTTAGGCTTTATTCCTTTTACCACCATGAGGGACTTGAAAACTTTAAAGGAATTGGTGGCAAGCGTTACAGATTGGAAGTCGCTCGAGAAGATGTCTTGCAAACCCTTTAAGCCTTCCATTTTGCATTTGGCAATATCACAAGATGCGCCCCACTTATATAGCGAAGAACAGTTGAttcaattaaagaaattaagcaAACTACTTTCAAGCGCTGAATCGAAGCCAAATACAAATAAGACTGATAAGAGGGTGACCAAAAAAAGGTGCGTAACCCTGGCCAAAAAATTTTTGTAgtttaattaaatgttattttagttgtattaaatatatgaCTCTTGTGTATGGACTTTTAGACAAATTGAAGAGAGACCTAAAGAAGAAAGAGTCATGCCAGCAACGATTAAAAAACCAAGAAAGATAATCTTGGAACAGAACGGACCATCACCAGATTTGCCGCCAAGAAGGATAATCTTGGAACATAGCGGGCCATCCCCAGATTTGCCAATGCAATTCAAGAACCGAGTAGCTGAGTTGAGTGGTCATGATCTTAAATATTTGATGCACAAGAGACTCTTCTGGTCAGACGTGAAGCCGAACAACAATCGTCTCTCCATGCCCATAAATGAAATTATGTGTGAATTTCTCACACAAGCGGAGATTGAAAAATTGGATGAAAGAAATGGAAGCAACCGAAAAGGACGGCTCGTTGGTCTGGAATTGACTGTGTTAGACCCATGTCTGAGAGAATTTACTTTACCATTGAAGAAGTGGAGCATGCAAAGGACTGACACCTACAACCTGGTAACAGATTGGAATAGTATCGTATCTACTAATGAGTTTGAAGAAGGCCAAGAGCTCCAAATTTGGTCTTTTAGGGTTGATAACAAGTTATATCTTCTCCTAAACAAACTGTGAATTTCATTAAATTcgttaatatttttagttttccttTACATTGCTTAGGGTTTGCAGGAAGTCTTAGATTCAACCGCAGTTGCTTTTCCTgtaaaatcacaaaaaagaatatatgtatatatatagagagagtgtTTTCTGGTTAATAAAAAGGCATGTTGAATAATATAACCATGTGTTGGTTCATACCTTCCCGCCAACCCTTTCTTCAGTAATTGAATTATCATTATCAAGATCGCATTCATTGATCATGTACACCTGCTTCGTTCAAGGCAATGTGAAGCCTCTGAACATTATCGTTTCAGTGGACTGAACCGTGGTGGAGATTGTTACCGATTATTAGATTAATTTAGATAATATGTTATTAGATTagctcaaataaaatattatcaaatttgattagataattaattagtaaaagaaatatttgacAGAGGATGATATTGCGGGTGATCGGGTCTGCTTATAATGACCAATACATGTAAGTGTCTGACATGTTTTGGGAAGCAACAGAGGGAAGGAACAAGTCTATCAAGTAAATTATAATACGTGTGTGGCAAATTTTTCAGATGTTATGTGTTATTAGCTTGTCCTTGGATGTATTAGTTTTACTTTTATCAGATGTTCACACATGTGCGCAGAAGGAAGCTGGATAGGAACCAAATTGGAATTATATATGTGCAGCTAGCTGTGGTGATGCCAATTTTCAAGTGTACAGGTCTCTAACTTTTGTGTGGGCTTGGTGCTACTAAAAAGTAAAGTTGGAGGGTGATTATATGAAGGCTTCGTGGTGGGTTACTACTTAGTAGTGCCTCTTATTTCCTTCATAAGGTTTAAGGGGTTAGGAGTTTTTTGTTTGTATCCTGCGGAGGGAGCCATGTTTGTTGCTCTCTGCTATATGTGCATTCTTGTTTTACATTTATGAGTTGCGATGCATATACACATTTATGATTATGATggattaatttactttttaaagtgGGTTTTGGTGATCACTTATTTAAAAGGCCACTTCTATTTATTTGTAAGTCATTGATAACTATtaattataagtttattttgtggttaaa of Glycine soja cultivar W05 chromosome 1, ASM419377v2, whole genome shotgun sequence contains these proteins:
- the LOC114373380 gene encoding B3 domain-containing protein At2g31720-like → MRDLKTLKELVASVTDWKSLEKMSCKPFKPSILHLAISQDAPHLYSEEQLIQLKKLSKLLSSAESKPNTNKTDKRVTKKRQIEERPKEERVMPATIKKPRKIILEQNGPSPDLPPRRIILEHSGPSPDLPMQFKNRVAELSGHDLKYLMHKRLFWSDVKPNNNRLSMPINEIMCEFLTQAEIEKLDERNGSNRKGRLVGLELTVLDPCLREFTLPLKKWSMQRTDTYNLVTDWNSIVSTNEFEEGQELQIWSFRVDNKLYLLLNKL